From a single Candidatus Woesearchaeota archaeon genomic region:
- a CDS encoding ABC transporter ATP-binding protein, translated as MSAIIELRNVWKTYNMGEVEVNALCGLNLKIKKGEFVAIQGPSGSGKSTAMNMVGCLDIPTKGDIFLEGQNIAKLRESELAQIRGRKIGFIFQQFNLIPTLTAIENVALPMTFQDVPADERIKAAKELLAIVGLTDRMRHKPSEMSGGQQQRVAIARSLANNPDVMLADEPTGNLDSRSGRDIIHFLKKMHEKEGKTFILVTHDAALAKEADRIEYLRDGKIVKSLNEVG; from the coding sequence ATGAGCGCGATAATCGAATTAAGGAATGTTTGGAAAACATACAATATGGGTGAAGTTGAGGTTAATGCATTATGCGGCCTAAACCTTAAAATAAAAAAAGGCGAGTTTGTTGCAATACAGGGACCGAGCGGCAGCGGAAAAAGCACAGCAATGAACATGGTTGGCTGCCTTGATATTCCGACAAAAGGCGACATCTTCCTTGAAGGCCAGAATATAGCCAAATTGCGCGAATCAGAGCTTGCCCAGATAAGGGGCAGAAAAATAGGCTTCATATTCCAGCAGTTCAACCTGATCCCCACATTAACTGCCATTGAAAATGTTGCCCTGCCAATGACTTTCCAGGATGTGCCGGCAGATGAGCGCATAAAAGCTGCAAAAGAGCTTTTGGCAATAGTTGGGTTAACTGACAGGATGCGCCACAAGCCTTCAGAAATGAGCGGAGGCCAGCAGCAAAGAGTGGCAATTGCCAGATCGCTTGCTAACAATCCCGATGTGATGCTGGCCGACGAGCCAACTGGGAATCTCGACAGCAGAAGCGGCAGGGATATAATACACTTTTTAAAAAAGATGCATGAAAAAGAAGGCAAAACTTTCATTTTGGTCACGCATGACGCAGCTCTTGCAAAAGAAGCAGACAGGATTGAATATCTCAGAGATGGTAAAATCGTAAAAAGCCTTAACGAGGTGGGTTAG
- a CDS encoding AbrB/MazE/SpoVT family DNA-binding domain-containing protein, whose product MLEDRSFEYYGSTIIGERGQMVLPSKLRKKLGIGKGEKFLVLSGEKMGARGIILVKADVMTKLLSKFFGGDINKMLKEK is encoded by the coding sequence ATGCTTGAGGACAGGTCATTCGAGTATTACGGAAGCACGATCATAGGCGAAAGAGGGCAGATGGTGCTGCCGTCAAAACTGAGAAAAAAATTAGGAATAGGCAAAGGAGAAAAATTTCTTGTATTAAGCGGTGAAAAAATGGGAGCCCGCGGAATCATTTTGGTCAAGGCCGATGTAATGACTAAATTGCTGTCAAAATTTTTCGGAGGGGATATAAATAAAATGCTGAAGGAAAAATGA
- a CDS encoding Lrp/AsnC family transcriptional regulator, which yields MSQNSIQLDIKDRKILEQLDLNARQSNSQIAKKVGVSKDVVNYRIKKLENDSIIKGYYSVLNITKLGYMTYKLMLTFQNITSEIEKEIIDYFIKSPYVGWIVSCDGYYNLMAIAWVKSPIVFDDFFTDFLNKYSQYVQERDVIVITENHACRKAYLFNKKFDDSPDIFYSGEPEFDLDKTDLQIIKILANNSRIPLYEIASKLDLTAEAIAYRIRQLQKKNIIQAFRPIINTSQLGYQYHNVLFRLQNFENIKKIFQYFKQHPNIIYFVKYLGSYDLGIDLEVKGDKELRAILKGIKDAFSKDIKSYNSVLIYEEHKLSYLPE from the coding sequence ATGTCACAAAATTCAATACAATTAGACATTAAGGACAGAAAGATACTGGAGCAATTAGACTTAAATGCCCGGCAAAGCAATTCGCAAATAGCCAAAAAAGTTGGTGTAAGCAAGGACGTAGTAAATTACAGGATAAAGAAGTTAGAGAACGATAGTATAATTAAAGGATATTACTCTGTTTTAAACATAACAAAACTTGGTTATATGACTTATAAATTAATGCTTACATTTCAGAATATCACCTCAGAAATAGAAAAAGAGATTATTGACTATTTTATTAAAAGCCCATATGTTGGCTGGATTGTAAGCTGCGATGGCTATTACAATCTAATGGCTATTGCATGGGTAAAAAGCCCGATTGTTTTTGATGATTTTTTCACAGATTTTTTGAATAAATACTCTCAATATGTGCAGGAAAGGGATGTTATTGTAATAACAGAGAATCATGCCTGTAGAAAAGCTTATTTGTTTAATAAAAAATTTGATGATTCTCCTGATATTTTCTATTCAGGAGAGCCTGAATTTGATTTGGATAAAACAGACTTGCAGATTATTAAAATTTTAGCAAACAATTCAAGAATTCCATTGTACGAAATAGCAAGCAAGTTAGACCTAACCGCAGAAGCTATTGCTTACAGAATAAGACAACTGCAAAAGAAAAACATAATCCAGGCGTTTAGACCTATAATAAACACATCGCAATTAGGTTATCAGTATCATAATGTCCTATTTAGGCTTCAGAATTTTGAAAACATCAAAAAGATATTTCAATATTTCAAACAGCATCCAAACATAATCTATTTTGTCAAATATCTTGGCTCTTATGACCTAGGAATTGATTTGGAAGTAAAAGGTGATAAAGAATTAAGAGCGATTTTAAAAGGGATAAAAGATGCTTTTAGCAAAGATATTAAAAGCTATAATTCTGTTTTAATATATGAAGAGCATAAATTATCATATTTGCCTGAATAA
- a CDS encoding calcium/sodium antiporter — MFEIILLLAFIILLSIIFITLGSDWATDSLIPLAQKLGTTHVAIGLILVSIMVSLPEIIVAVWAAKLGHIDISLGVIIGSIICNIGLMTGLSAMIKPLKVSRSLILRDSIFALCVAIVVLVLSMDYQITRSEGFAFILIFIPYLINVWVQEKSKHEAQKEKELKEVEIELDFIGLQFGKIKAGVLSFIFGMVLLLIGSYLFSKSLTWISGAFGFSDLLIGLTIGAIGPSIPNIAAAIQATLKNMEEVAVSETLGSNIFTLLVTLGILSIIQPITITAGWLRFDIPIMVAMSMLLLTFMVYRQRITRAEGWILFLGYIAVLIMNIVIHV, encoded by the coding sequence ATGTTTGAAATAATATTATTATTGGCATTTATAATCCTTTTGAGCATAATATTCATTACACTCGGCTCTGACTGGGCAACTGATTCTTTGATCCCTCTTGCTCAGAAGCTCGGAACAACACACGTCGCTATTGGCCTGATACTTGTTTCAATAATGGTCAGCCTGCCTGAAATAATAGTTGCTGTCTGGGCTGCAAAGCTGGGCCATATAGATATAAGCTTGGGCGTCATAATCGGCTCAATAATATGCAACATAGGCTTAATGACCGGCTTGTCTGCAATGATAAAGCCGCTTAAGGTCAGCAGGTCTTTGATTTTAAGGGACAGCATATTTGCCCTGTGCGTTGCTATTGTTGTTCTTGTTTTAAGCATGGATTATCAGATTACAAGATCTGAAGGATTTGCATTCATCCTTATTTTTATACCCTATTTGATTAATGTCTGGGTTCAGGAAAAATCAAAGCATGAAGCCCAGAAAGAAAAAGAGCTGAAGGAAGTAGAGATAGAGCTGGACTTTATCGGCCTGCAGTTCGGCAAAATAAAAGCAGGAGTTTTGAGCTTTATTTTCGGCATGGTCCTTCTCTTGATAGGATCATATCTTTTTTCAAAATCATTAACATGGATATCTGGCGCATTTGGATTTTCAGACCTTCTTATCGGCCTGACAATAGGCGCAATAGGCCCTTCTATACCTAATATAGCAGCCGCAATCCAGGCAACATTAAAAAACATGGAAGAAGTTGCTGTTTCAGAAACACTTGGCTCAAATATATTTACGCTGCTAGTTACATTAGGAATTTTATCAATCATACAGCCGATAACAATAACAGCAGGATGGCTGCGCTTTGACATTCCGATAATGGTCGCAATGAGCATGCTGCTGCTTACATTTATGGTTTACAGGCAGAGGATAACAAGAGCAGAAGGATGGATATTGTTTTTGGGCTACATTGCTGTTTTAATAATGAACATAGTTATACATGTGTGA